The following are encoded in a window of Syngnathoides biaculeatus isolate LvHL_M chromosome 3, ASM1980259v1, whole genome shotgun sequence genomic DNA:
- the il4r.1 gene encoding interleukin 4 receptor, tandem duplicate 1, which translates to MFFILLVVGHVAASVALSGVNLDCTNDNEGLMSCFFDAPNCTDYNVTLWSLDGYGESSCLAVQCASGKCCCSVSMILVFGENHTAFVRRAGEYVESKNISVKHSFKPQTPTMVSVNETNGNFRVFWRTNHKGVIGNNIITHLTYRQKGDSKEVTKVLKAPLVETPQCDLCATTEILGAHLKPSTTYVVRVQSLMSWESPPSEPSKEYEFITPASRERLLMINIISLSLVAITISIVAYVSYVKCRAKYWDSVSDYQNSKLLDINPSEEEVLKPTPPVISSIYVESLNPDDLKRWSKGSLIDSSTESLLQSSGISSDLPSLSYACTEASDVIAGVQEALNKALMNIIPISTDHLLKDSNKPTSVLSTQPSPSSSEQHSALENTVKYSFIRPTCPTQVMNDNLEGHAQPEMPCNCSYQETGGMSTADQRGSACEENMFPTLVASYTLSGTSSRQCNRDSGRFSDGENADASFSCSNTGLSGNAESRVAAEHEHCQEMSRGACSKWEDATKEAEGHTCIPASFLVDDNYQSFQVLSELSGHQYKEQKSGGKKVLENSLEDAAQGKNCIPVSSNHSFAINDNHQEFRDFGDLSDCHFEEKSVKKRDPDKVLEMSAKDATKGNNGIPASSNHSFPSDDNYQAFRGFRDLSQCQFEEQKSVKKQEPDKVLEISAKDATKGNNDIPASSNFSFPIDDNYQAFQGFGDLSQNQFGEQKSVKKQKLDKVSEISAKDATKDNNSTPASSNNSFPIDDSYQAFQGFRDLSQNQFGEQKSVKKQEPDKVLEISAKDATKGNNDIPASSKCCLLMVDGYEVFQGLKELSDDTFGSVKSVKKQGLDKGLEKSFDDFTEGDICMPSRSNYNCPVDDNHKAFQDLREHSENPFGEQIGDNKEDLEKVLENYLEDVTQDDNHVHARSDRCLTVAVGKETFPGLRELSGSQFGQQNGGKTEDLRGTSENSFEDVCKGYSSNLASSNPSVPVDNKYQTFQGLWDNSDNQFGKQKSGEKENLEEDVKNPINGATKADGSTCVLGSLLNALPVDDNYQRIPCLKKEMGMKLANQRSGVKEESENV; encoded by the exons atGTTTTTCATACTTCTCGTTGTGGGACACGTCGCCGCCTCGGTCGCTCTCTCAG GAGTGAATCTCGATTGCACCAACGACAATGAGGGTCTGATGTCTTGTTTCTTTGATGCTCCAAACTGCACCGACTACAATGTGACTCTGTGGAGTCTCGATGGATATGG TGAGAGCTCCTGTCTTGCCGTGCAGTGCGCGAGCGGAAAATGTTGCTGCTCCGTCAGTATGATTTTGGTATTTGGCGAGAACCATACGGCGTTTGTCCGGAGAGCTGGCGAATATGTTGAGTCCAAAAATATAAGTGTGAAACACAGCT tTAAACCGCAAACCCCAACCATGGTCTCGGTGAATGAGACCAACGGGAATTTTCGAGTCTTTTGGAGGACGAACCACAAAGGCGTTATAGGAAATAACATAATCACACATTTGACTTACCGCCAAAAAGGAGATAGCAAGGAG GTGACCAAAGTACTTAAAGCACCACTTGTGGAGACACCGCAGTGTGACTTGTGTGCCACTACGGAAATACTCGGTGCCCACTTGAAGCCGAGTACGACTTATGTCGTCAGAGTGCAAAGCCTAATGTCTTGGGAGAGCCCACCGAGCGAGCCCAGCAAGGAGTACGAATTTATAACCC CGGCATCCCGTGAGAGGCTCTTAATGATCAACATAATTAGCCTCAGTCTCGTCGCCATCACAATCAGCATCGTGGCATACGTCAGCTACGTGAA GTGCAGAGCCAAGTACTGGGACTCCGTCAGCGACTATCAAAATTCCAAACTTCTTGACATAAATCCAAGTGAAGAAGAG GTTTTGAAGCCTACGCCGCCCGTCATCTCATCGATCTATGTTGAGAGCCTCAACCCGGATGACCTGAAACGATG GTCAAAAGGTTCCCTAATTGACAGCAGCACTGAGAGTCTCCTTCAAAGTAGTGGAATCAGTAGCGATCTACCTTCTCTCAGTTACGCTTGTACGGAAGCTTCAGACGTCATTGCGGGTGTCCAAGAGGCACTCAACAAAGCCTTGATGAACATCATCCCGATATCGACAGACCATCTCCTAAAAGACTCCAACAAACCCACCAGTGTCTTGTCGACACAACCCAGTCCCTCCAGTAGCGAGCAACATTCGGCATTGGAAAATACAGTTAAATATTCCTTTATCAGGCCGACATGTCCAACGCAGGTAATGAATGACAATCTTGAGGGTCACGCCCAGCCAGAAATGCCGTGCAACTGCAGCTACCAAGAGACTGGTGGCATGTCAACCGCCGACCAGCGAGGGTCAGCTTGTGAAGAAAACATGTTCCCAACCTTGGTCGCTTCCTACACACTGAGTGGCACGTCTAGCCGGCAGTGCAACAGAGACTCTGGGAGGTTTTCAGATGGTGAAAACGCAGATGCGTCATTCAGCTGCAGCAACACAGGCCTCTCTGGAAATGCTGAATCCAGAGTGGCGGCTGAACATGAGCACTGTCAAGAGATGTCTCGAGGGGCTTGTAGCAAATGGGAAGATGCCACAAAGGAGGCTGAAGGTCACACCTGCATCCCTGCAAGCTTTCTAGTGGATGATAACTACCAATCCTTTCAGGTTTTAAGCGAACTCTCTGGTCATCAATACAAAGAGCAGAAAAGTGGTGGTaaaaaagttttggaaaatTCCTTAGAAGATGCCGCTCAAGGCAAGAACTGCATACCTGTAAGCTCTAACCACAGTTTTGCAATCAATGACAACCACCAAGAATTTCGGGACTTCGGGGACCTCTCTGACTGTCACTTTGAAGAGAAAAGTGTTAAAAAACGAGACCCGGACAAGGTTTTAGAAATGTCCGCAAAAGATGCCACTAAAGGCAATAACGGCATACCTGCGAGCTCAAACCACAGTTTTCCAAGTGATGACAACTACCAAGCTTTTCGGGGTTTTAGGGACCTCTCTCAATGCCAGTTTGAAGAGCAGAAAAGTGTTAAAAAACAAGAGCCAGACAAAGTTTTAGAAATTTCCGCAAAAGATGCCACTAAAGGCAACAACGACATACCTGCAAGCTCAAACTTCAGTTTTCCAATTGATGACAACTACCAAGCTTTTCAGGGTTTTGGGGATCTCTCTCAAAACCAGTTTGGAGAGCAGAAaagtgttaaaaaacaaaagctggACAAGGTTTCAGAAATTTCTGCAAAAGATGCAACTAAAGACAATAACAGCACCCCTGCAAGCTCAAACAACAGTTTTCCAATTGATGACAGCTACCAAGCTTTTCAGGGTTTTAGGGATCTCTCTCAAAACCAGTTTGGAGAGCAGAAAAGTGTTAAAAAACAAGAGCCAGACAAAGTTTTAGAAATTTCCGCAAAAGATGCCACTAAAGGCAACAACGACATACCTGCAAGCTCAAAATGCTGTCTTCTGATGGTTGACGGCTACGAAGTTTTTCAAGGTTTAAAAGAGCTTTCCGATGACACGTTTGGATCGGTGAAAAGTGTGAAAAAACAAGGGCTGGATAAGGGTTTAGAAAAATCCTTTGATGATTTCACTGAAGGTGATATCTGCATGCCTTCAAGATCAAACTACAATTGTCCAGTAGATGACAACCACAAAGCATTTCAAGATTTAAGGGAGCACTCTGAAAATCCGTTTGGGGAGCAGATCGGTGACAACAAAGAAGACTTGGAGAAGGTTTTAGAAAATTACTTGGAAGACGTCACTCAAGACGATAACCATGTACATGCAAGATCGGACCGCTGTCTTACAGTGGCTGTCGGCAAAGAAACGTTTCCGGGTTTAAGGGAGCTCTCTGGTAGTCAATTTGGACAGCAGAACGGTGGCAAGACAGAAGATTTGCGGGGGACTTCTGAAAACTCCTTTGAAGATGTTTGTAAAGGGTATAGCAGCAACCTTGCGAGCTCAAACCCCAGTGTTCCTGTAGATAATAAATACCAAACCTTTCAAGGTTTATGGGACAATTCTGATAATCAGTTTGGAAAGcaaaaaagtggtgaaaaggAGAACCTGGAGGAAGATGTAAAAAATCCAATCAACGGTGCAACTAAAGCCGATGGTTCCACCTGCGTCCTTGGAAGCTTACTAAACGCTCTTCCGGTGGATGACAACTATCAAAGGATTCCGTGTTTGAAGAAGGAGATGGGCATGAAGCTTGCAAACCAGAGAAGTGGCGTGAAAGAAGAATCGGAAAATGTTTGA